The proteins below are encoded in one region of Polynucleobacter sp. AP-Nino-20-G2:
- a CDS encoding barstar family protein — MNNRSENGTTVGFDEHSRAESWDSNDRLETESSAANIYAEGGLSRLQTYAANQVSGKKVTASWRAALAVRDAGPPAMLRSVRPNIVQSIRAFRTPDLQEAATELGQHFIYANCANAMTKGEVLEAIAIAYSFTKQQAKNFDPLLDALTTTVDKSGPQPGFVVVLEGLPCTQKFDKEARETLLDVFRDAVDFWSERRTPYRVFYSFA; from the coding sequence ATGAATAATCGCTCTGAAAACGGCACCACAGTAGGCTTTGACGAACACAGTCGGGCTGAAAGTTGGGATAGCAATGATCGACTTGAAACTGAGTCCTCTGCGGCCAACATCTACGCTGAGGGTGGCTTATCTCGTTTACAAACCTATGCAGCAAATCAAGTTTCGGGGAAAAAAGTGACAGCTTCTTGGCGTGCCGCTTTGGCAGTTCGCGATGCCGGACCGCCGGCAATGTTGCGCAGTGTGCGCCCTAATATTGTGCAATCTATTCGTGCTTTCCGTACTCCGGATCTACAGGAAGCTGCTACTGAGCTCGGCCAACATTTCATTTACGCTAATTGCGCTAATGCCATGACTAAGGGTGAGGTTTTAGAGGCGATTGCGATTGCTTACTCATTTACTAAGCAGCAGGCCAAGAATTTTGACCCATTGCTAGATGCTTTAACCACCACAGTAGATAAGTCAGGTCCACAGCCTGGTTTCGTTGTGGTGCTCGAAGGTTTGCCTTGTACCCAGAAGTTTGACAAGGAAGCCCGTGAAACGCTCTTGGATGTATTCCGTGATGCGGTGGACTTTTGGTCTGAGCGTCGTACACCTTATCGCGTGTTCTACTCATTCGCTTAA
- a CDS encoding CinA family protein: MKNNIDPQHEVARAIAHVLLGRAWKIALAESCTGGLVCATLTDLAGSSEWFERGFITYSNQAKIECLDVPAETIQSFGAVSEEVARAMAEGAASKAKADAAISITGIAGPSGGSVEKPVGTVCFGWALKGHEQNNVTEIITATKHFDGDRQTVREQARDYALSKFLELLKPKNA; this comes from the coding sequence ATGAAAAATAATATTGATCCACAGCATGAGGTGGCGAGAGCCATAGCCCATGTCTTACTCGGCAGAGCTTGGAAAATTGCACTGGCTGAATCTTGTACTGGGGGCTTGGTATGCGCCACCCTAACGGATCTCGCAGGCTCAAGCGAATGGTTTGAACGAGGCTTTATCACTTATAGCAATCAAGCCAAAATCGAGTGCCTAGATGTACCAGCAGAAACGATCCAATCATTTGGAGCGGTTAGTGAAGAAGTAGCTAGAGCCATGGCAGAAGGAGCAGCAAGCAAAGCTAAGGCAGACGCCGCAATCTCCATTACTGGCATCGCTGGCCCAAGCGGTGGCTCAGTAGAGAAACCTGTGGGCACCGTTTGTTTTGGGTGGGCACTCAAAGGACATGAGCAAAATAATGTCACTGAAATCATCACTGCGACCAAACATTTTGATGGCGATCGCCAAACAGTACGAGAACAAGCGCGCGATTACGCGCTCTCTAAATTTTTAGAATTACTGAAACCTAAAAACGCTTAG
- the mtgA gene encoding monofunctional biosynthetic peptidoglycan transglycosylase, with translation MRWLRYFLKCVLGGFVAMQIYFVIQIGLWAVINPDSTAFQRAERWRLCGLQWSCPIQSSWVPYDKISSNLKRAVLVSEDDIFFQHMGVRVEDMQKAWAKNAQLNQQGRGKSKTALRGGSTITQQLAKNLFLSSEQNYLRKAQELLITGLLETMLSKQRLYEIYLNSVEWGEGIFGIGAASQHYFGVSPALLSREQAAVLASALPAPKCFDKVQYCRRANIHFPTRQDFILENMDRVALAPAPKAKTR, from the coding sequence ATGCGCTGGCTTCGATATTTCTTAAAGTGTGTTCTTGGCGGCTTTGTCGCTATGCAAATTTACTTTGTGATTCAGATTGGATTGTGGGCAGTGATTAATCCAGATAGCACTGCTTTTCAGAGGGCGGAGCGTTGGCGGCTTTGTGGTCTTCAATGGTCGTGCCCGATTCAGTCTTCTTGGGTGCCTTATGACAAGATTTCATCGAATCTCAAGCGAGCCGTCTTGGTGAGTGAGGACGATATCTTTTTTCAACACATGGGTGTGCGTGTTGAAGATATGCAAAAGGCTTGGGCTAAAAATGCGCAACTCAATCAACAGGGACGAGGTAAGTCCAAAACTGCTTTGCGTGGCGGATCAACCATTACCCAACAGTTAGCAAAAAATCTATTCCTGTCGTCTGAGCAAAATTACTTACGCAAAGCGCAAGAGCTGCTGATTACCGGTTTGTTGGAGACCATGCTTTCTAAACAGCGTCTTTATGAGATCTATCTCAATTCAGTAGAGTGGGGTGAAGGCATTTTTGGTATTGGCGCGGCCTCTCAACATTATTTTGGTGTGAGCCCAGCATTGCTCAGTCGTGAGCAAGCAGCAGTCTTAGCTTCGGCTTTGCCGGCTCCAAAATGTTTCGACAAGGTGCAATATTGCCGCCGGGCCAATATTCATTTCCCGACCCGTCAGGACTTCATTCTAGAAAACATGGATCGGGTAGCTTTGGCGCCCGCTCCAAAAGCCAAGACCCGATAA
- a CDS encoding phosphatidylglycerophosphatase A, translated as MNQPSDKPSAVHPTYKWVFGSASRALAFGLGSGLAPIAPGTAGTLWAWAAFLLGQLFLSASEFLWLICGGILLGCWICGQVSEELGKKDFGGIVWDEIVAFWLVLVLIMPTSIWMQFLAFALFRFFDAVKPGPIGMIDAHFKKMEGSNDATPSSTGQILWRGFGIIADDIAAAIFTLLTIALVQIGIQYFS; from the coding sequence ATGAACCAGCCATCAGATAAACCTAGCGCAGTGCACCCAACATACAAGTGGGTATTTGGTTCTGCAAGCCGTGCCCTCGCCTTTGGATTGGGTAGTGGGTTAGCGCCGATTGCACCCGGCACAGCAGGAACGCTGTGGGCGTGGGCCGCTTTTCTACTGGGTCAACTGTTTTTAAGCGCCTCAGAATTTCTTTGGTTGATTTGCGGCGGGATCCTATTGGGTTGCTGGATATGTGGACAGGTCAGCGAAGAATTGGGGAAAAAAGATTTTGGCGGAATTGTGTGGGACGAGATCGTCGCTTTCTGGCTCGTCCTAGTGCTCATCATGCCAACTTCGATCTGGATGCAATTTCTGGCATTCGCCCTCTTTCGTTTTTTTGATGCTGTTAAGCCAGGTCCAATTGGCATGATTGACGCGCATTTCAAAAAAATGGAAGGTAGCAATGACGCCACCCCTTCAAGTACTGGTCAAATTTTATGGCGAGGCTTTGGCATCATTGCCGATGATATTGCTGCTGCAATTTTCACCTTGCTTACTATCGCACTAGTACAAATAGGAATCCAATATTTCTCATGA
- a CDS encoding NADP-dependent malic enzyme encodes MSKPSNSSKEQQIADLRAAALHYHEFPVPGKIEIAPTKQLTNQRDLALAYTPGVAAACEEIAKDPANAFRYTARGNLVGVITNGTAVLGLGNIGPLASKPVMEGKAVLFKKFAGIDVFDIEVNENDPDKLVEIIAALEPTFGGINLEDIKAPDCFVVERKLQARMKIPVFHDDQHGTAIVVAAAILNGLKVVGKNVGDVKLVTSGAGAAALACLDLLVDLGIQRKNIWVTDLAGVAYKGRKELMDPEKEPFCQETELRTLDQAIEGADIFLGLSAGGVLKQDMVKKMAPKPLVYALANPTPEILPEEVKEVRPDAVMATGRTDYPNQVNNVLCFPFIFRGALDVGATTITRGMEVAAVKAVAELAQAEQSEVVTSVYGIENLSFGPEYLIPKPFDPRLITVIAPAVAKAAMDDGVAQRPIKDFDAYRNQLQQFVYHSGTLMKPLFSIAKRVPVNQKRIVFAEGEDERVLRAVQIIIDEHLATPILIGRPAVIEHRIEKFGLRMKSGDDFEIVNPENDSRYRDFWQTYLGLTERKGVSESYAKLETRRRHSLIGSLMISKGMADGMICGTIGNLSTHLKYVDEVVGREPGANVYGAMSGLILPGRQVFLVDTHINIDPSAEQLAELTLMAASEMRKLGIAPKVALLSHSNFGSSSAPSAVKMREVLALIQKADPSLEIDGEMHGDSALDETIRAGAVTSSPLKGDANLLVLPNIDAANISYNLLKTAAGNGIAIGPLLLGVAKPIHILTPAATVRRIVNVTTLAVVEAASNARGVA; translated from the coding sequence ATGAGTAAACCAAGCAATAGCAGCAAAGAACAACAAATAGCGGATTTAAGAGCAGCAGCTCTCCACTATCACGAGTTTCCTGTTCCGGGAAAAATCGAAATTGCCCCAACAAAGCAGTTAACCAATCAGCGAGACCTCGCTTTGGCTTACACCCCAGGCGTTGCCGCGGCGTGTGAAGAGATTGCAAAAGATCCTGCCAATGCCTTCCGCTACACAGCGCGCGGCAATTTAGTCGGTGTGATTACTAACGGTACCGCGGTACTAGGCTTAGGAAATATTGGGCCATTGGCCAGTAAGCCAGTGATGGAAGGTAAGGCGGTTCTATTTAAGAAGTTTGCTGGCATTGATGTATTCGATATCGAAGTCAATGAGAACGATCCTGACAAATTAGTAGAAATCATCGCAGCGCTTGAGCCCACTTTTGGTGGTATCAATCTTGAAGATATTAAAGCGCCGGATTGTTTCGTGGTTGAGCGCAAGTTGCAAGCGCGCATGAAGATTCCAGTCTTCCATGATGATCAACATGGAACGGCAATCGTGGTTGCAGCGGCAATCTTGAATGGCTTAAAAGTCGTTGGAAAAAATGTTGGCGATGTGAAGTTGGTGACATCTGGCGCTGGCGCAGCTGCTTTGGCTTGTCTAGATTTATTGGTTGACCTCGGTATTCAGCGTAAAAATATTTGGGTAACCGATTTAGCGGGTGTTGCTTATAAGGGCCGTAAAGAATTAATGGATCCTGAGAAAGAGCCATTCTGCCAAGAGACAGAATTGCGCACATTGGATCAAGCGATTGAAGGCGCGGATATTTTCTTGGGTCTGTCCGCTGGTGGCGTACTCAAGCAAGACATGGTGAAGAAGATGGCACCTAAGCCATTGGTATATGCCTTAGCGAACCCAACTCCAGAGATTCTTCCTGAGGAAGTGAAGGAAGTTCGTCCCGATGCGGTGATGGCTACTGGGCGTACCGACTATCCAAACCAAGTCAATAACGTTTTGTGCTTCCCATTCATTTTCCGTGGTGCTTTAGACGTTGGCGCTACAACGATTACTCGCGGTATGGAAGTGGCAGCGGTCAAGGCTGTAGCCGAGTTGGCGCAAGCTGAGCAGAGCGAGGTAGTGACTTCTGTTTACGGTATTGAGAACCTTTCGTTTGGCCCGGAATATTTAATTCCAAAACCATTTGACCCACGCTTGATTACAGTCATCGCTCCCGCGGTTGCAAAAGCGGCGATGGATGATGGCGTAGCGCAGCGTCCGATTAAAGACTTTGATGCGTATCGCAATCAGTTGCAACAATTTGTGTATCACTCTGGTACTTTGATGAAGCCATTGTTTAGTATTGCTAAGCGTGTGCCTGTAAATCAAAAACGCATCGTGTTTGCTGAAGGTGAAGATGAGCGCGTATTGCGTGCTGTGCAAATCATCATCGATGAGCATCTTGCGACTCCAATTTTGATTGGTCGTCCAGCAGTGATTGAGCATCGCATTGAGAAATTTGGATTGCGCATGAAATCTGGCGATGATTTTGAAATCGTCAATCCAGAGAATGATTCGCGCTACCGTGATTTCTGGCAAACCTATCTAGGTTTGACTGAGCGTAAGGGCGTTTCCGAGTCATATGCCAAGCTAGAAACGCGTCGACGCCATAGCTTGATTGGTTCTCTGATGATCAGCAAAGGCATGGCTGACGGCATGATTTGTGGAACCATTGGCAACTTGTCCACCCATTTGAAATATGTCGATGAGGTGGTTGGTCGTGAGCCTGGTGCTAATGTCTATGGCGCGATGTCCGGTTTGATTTTGCCGGGACGCCAAGTGTTCTTGGTAGATACCCACATTAATATTGACCCAAGCGCTGAGCAGTTGGCTGAACTGACACTCATGGCTGCTAGCGAGATGCGTAAATTGGGCATAGCCCCTAAAGTCGCCCTGCTATCCCACTCTAACTTTGGCTCAAGCAGCGCGCCATCTGCAGTGAAGATGCGCGAAGTTCTCGCTTTGATTCAAAAAGCGGATCCAAGTCTGGAGATTGACGGAGAGATGCACGGCGATAGCGCTTTGGATGAAACCATTCGCGCTGGCGCTGTAACTTCATCCCCATTGAAGGGTGACGCGAACTTGCTCGTATTGCCAAATATTGATGCGGCGAACATTTCTTACAACTTACTGAAGACTGCCGCAGGCAATGGAATTGCAATTGGACCGCTGCTTTTAGGTGTGGCCAAACCAATCCATATCCTGACACCAGCAGCAACAGTGCGTCGTATCGTGAATGTCACTACTTTGGCTGTAGTTGAGGCAGCAAGCAATGCGAGAGGGGTTGCTTAA
- the corA gene encoding magnesium/cobalt transporter CorA, producing MINLFVLQNGRLSQEQVEDRNELLQYSNPIWIDVVDPEEEELLWIKEAFGVLLPELDDLGDLEASARYFEADDGHLHIRTDFLLDEEETSRNVRVAFVMTKQVLFSIHDEDLPVFRLVRLRARLRPGSVSNAKDVLLDLYSTDAEYSADALEEVYENLEQAGKRVLQDDITDNDAEEVLETIAKEEDTNGRIRRNVMDTRRALSFLMRSKLLSDEQQEEARQILRDIDSLENHTAFLFDKINFLMDATVGFINLNQSKIIKIFSVVSVALMPPTLLASVWGMNFRYMPELEEAWGYPVAIISMVISAMIPLWYFRHKGWLSSR from the coding sequence ATGATCAACTTGTTCGTCCTGCAAAATGGCCGCCTCTCTCAAGAGCAAGTCGAAGATCGCAATGAATTGTTGCAATACTCAAATCCTATCTGGATCGACGTTGTTGACCCAGAGGAGGAAGAGCTCCTGTGGATTAAAGAGGCTTTTGGCGTACTTCTCCCAGAATTAGATGATTTAGGCGATTTAGAGGCTTCTGCTCGCTATTTCGAGGCGGATGACGGCCATCTCCACATTCGCACTGATTTTCTCTTGGACGAAGAAGAGACTTCTCGTAACGTACGAGTCGCTTTTGTCATGACCAAGCAGGTCTTGTTCTCTATTCATGATGAAGATTTGCCAGTATTCCGTTTGGTTCGCTTACGCGCGCGCTTACGCCCTGGGTCTGTGAGCAATGCGAAAGATGTGCTGCTCGATTTGTACTCCACGGATGCAGAATATTCTGCCGATGCCTTGGAAGAGGTTTATGAAAATCTTGAGCAAGCCGGTAAGCGCGTTCTTCAAGATGACATTACTGACAATGACGCCGAAGAAGTTCTCGAAACGATTGCGAAAGAAGAAGATACTAATGGTCGTATTCGTCGTAATGTGATGGATACCCGGCGTGCATTATCTTTCTTAATGCGTAGCAAATTACTATCTGATGAGCAACAAGAAGAAGCGCGTCAGATTTTGCGCGATATTGATTCATTAGAAAACCATACTGCCTTCTTATTCGACAAGATTAACTTCTTGATGGATGCGACAGTTGGTTTTATTAATTTGAACCAAAGTAAGATCATCAAGATCTTCTCGGTGGTATCCGTTGCATTGATGCCGCCAACCTTGCTAGCAAGTGTTTGGGGCATGAACTTCCGTTACATGCCAGAGCTAGAAGAAGCTTGGGGCTATCCAGTTGCGATTATTTCGATGGTGATTTCAGCGATGATCCCTTTATGGTACTTCCGTCACAAGGGCTGGCTGAGCTCGCGCTAA
- the thiL gene encoding thiamine-phosphate kinase, translating to MQSQSTQLGEFDLIQRFFKTQSEAMLANGAGSIELGIGDDCALLSLKPDEELAITTDMLVEGRHFFAGANPQWLGWKALAVNLSDLAAMGAQPLGFTLALALPSSDSVWLEAFSKGLFAIANQFSCPLIGGDTTAGPLNICITAFGAIPKGKSIRRSGALAGDDIWVSGEVGDARLTLAALRHEITLADGDLERIQSRMHQPSPRVELGLALREIAHSALDISDGLLGDLRHILKQSNKDAEILLDHIPKSATLLKQSIAIQNQFAACGGDDYELCFTAAANQRAAIEAIGANLKLPLTRIGSIMPMKHGAPKISLISADGMKLSSPEAQTLLQSFDHFA from the coding sequence ATGCAATCTCAATCCACCCAACTTGGCGAATTCGATCTGATTCAGCGTTTCTTTAAAACGCAATCGGAAGCCATGCTCGCCAATGGCGCTGGATCAATAGAGCTTGGCATTGGTGATGATTGCGCCTTATTGAGTCTCAAACCAGATGAAGAACTGGCGATTACTACCGATATGCTGGTTGAAGGCAGGCACTTTTTTGCAGGCGCCAACCCTCAATGGCTCGGATGGAAAGCCTTAGCAGTAAACCTCTCAGACCTAGCAGCCATGGGGGCTCAGCCCCTAGGCTTCACACTGGCACTTGCCTTACCAAGTTCTGATTCAGTCTGGCTAGAAGCCTTTAGCAAGGGGCTATTTGCAATTGCCAATCAATTCTCCTGCCCGCTGATTGGCGGCGACACTACCGCAGGCCCACTCAATATTTGCATCACCGCTTTTGGAGCCATTCCAAAAGGGAAATCCATTCGAAGATCAGGGGCATTAGCTGGTGACGATATTTGGGTTTCTGGAGAAGTGGGTGACGCGCGACTTACTCTTGCTGCACTGCGTCATGAAATCACATTGGCTGACGGTGATCTTGAGCGCATTCAATCTCGCATGCACCAACCAAGCCCTAGAGTTGAGCTTGGATTAGCCTTACGAGAAATCGCGCACTCCGCTTTAGACATCTCTGACGGTTTATTGGGGGACTTACGACATATCTTGAAGCAATCCAATAAGGATGCGGAAATCCTTTTGGACCACATTCCTAAATCAGCTACCCTACTTAAACAATCCATCGCCATTCAAAATCAATTTGCTGCATGCGGTGGAGATGATTACGAGCTCTGCTTCACCGCCGCCGCCAATCAACGGGCTGCGATTGAGGCGATCGGCGCAAACTTGAAGCTTCCATTGACACGAATTGGCAGCATCATGCCAATGAAACACGGCGCTCCTAAAATTAGTCTCATTAGCGCAGACGGCATGAAACTAAGCTCACCAGAAGCGCAAACCCTCCTTCAATCATTCGATCACTTTGCATGA
- a CDS encoding 16S rRNA (uracil(1498)-N(3))-methyltransferase, with protein MPQFYLPGPWETQKPATLTSELAHHLRVRRIQVGEFFPIFDGEGHVAKAKLLSLSNKTGEAELSDVRQDTHRESPYAITLAQGLAGGDKMDWIVEKGIETGAQVIVPLQCERSVIKLTRSSDAERAQKRVLHWQGIVQAACEQCDRTVFATVEPIQVFQSYLQKPQKAKLKLLLSPDTDKSLYSVLIEETPQDVILMIGPEGGHSPEEEALAAAAGYQIVSLGDRILRTETAGVVAITAVHSVWDPEMQKRLK; from the coding sequence ATGCCTCAATTTTATCTTCCCGGCCCATGGGAAACCCAAAAGCCAGCCACCCTCACTTCCGAGCTTGCACATCATTTGCGCGTTCGACGGATTCAGGTCGGCGAATTCTTCCCCATCTTTGACGGTGAGGGCCATGTAGCCAAGGCAAAACTGCTATCTCTGAGCAATAAAACTGGGGAGGCCGAGTTAAGCGATGTTCGCCAAGATACCCACCGTGAGAGCCCTTACGCCATCACTCTGGCCCAAGGGCTTGCTGGAGGCGATAAGATGGACTGGATCGTTGAAAAGGGCATTGAAACGGGGGCTCAAGTGATTGTGCCGCTTCAGTGCGAACGTTCCGTGATTAAATTAACCCGCTCAAGCGATGCTGAACGCGCCCAAAAACGGGTATTGCATTGGCAAGGCATTGTTCAGGCAGCCTGCGAGCAATGCGACCGGACTGTCTTTGCTACGGTTGAGCCAATACAAGTTTTTCAAAGTTATCTACAAAAGCCTCAAAAAGCTAAACTTAAGCTACTTTTAAGCCCAGATACCGACAAAAGTCTGTATTCAGTACTGATTGAAGAAACGCCGCAAGACGTGATTCTGATGATTGGGCCGGAAGGTGGCCACTCGCCAGAGGAGGAGGCATTGGCAGCGGCTGCAGGTTATCAAATCGTTTCTTTGGGCGACCGCATATTACGGACTGAGACTGCTGGGGTAGTTGCCATCACTGCCGTACATAGTGTTTGGGACCCAGAAATGCAAAAGCGCCTCAAATAG
- the aroE gene encoding shikimate dehydrogenase — protein sequence MNHVNTADLHTDPAQFPGLDVYAVAGNPIGHSKSPAIHQRFAEQSDQAIHYGRLQPELGEFEKVAKEFFAAGGKGMNVTIPFKLDAQAFADELTPRAQLAGAVNTLRIQNGKIFGDNTDGAGLVRDVLAQGIQIQGSRILLLGAGGASRGVLGPLLEQAPQAITIANRSAAKADELVALFHSMASTHHVSLQSVTLSELEDSSKTTSFDLVINATAAGLSDESPISDIAASHIFVPQSFAYDMVYGKLTAFMQQALHRGARVSDGLGMLVEQAADAFLIWRGADLSKAIDPRAVLAELRA from the coding sequence ATGAATCATGTAAACACTGCCGACTTGCATACTGATCCAGCCCAGTTTCCAGGGTTGGATGTCTATGCTGTTGCTGGAAATCCAATCGGCCATAGCAAATCGCCTGCGATTCATCAACGATTTGCCGAGCAGTCTGATCAGGCCATTCACTATGGGCGTTTGCAGCCCGAGCTCGGTGAATTTGAGAAAGTCGCTAAAGAATTTTTCGCAGCTGGCGGTAAAGGGATGAATGTCACCATCCCATTTAAATTGGATGCCCAGGCGTTTGCTGATGAACTAACGCCGCGTGCGCAATTAGCAGGAGCGGTAAATACCTTGCGCATTCAAAACGGAAAAATCTTTGGTGACAATACCGATGGTGCTGGACTCGTGCGAGATGTATTGGCCCAAGGCATTCAAATTCAAGGGTCGCGTATTTTGCTCCTTGGTGCTGGCGGTGCTTCTCGTGGGGTGCTAGGCCCATTACTAGAGCAGGCACCTCAAGCAATCACTATCGCCAATCGCTCTGCCGCTAAAGCCGATGAATTAGTTGCCCTGTTTCATTCAATGGCTAGCACACACCATGTTTCTTTGCAATCAGTCACTTTGAGTGAGTTGGAAGACTCGAGCAAAACGACATCTTTTGATCTGGTGATCAATGCTACTGCCGCCGGTCTCTCAGACGAGTCACCGATTAGCGACATCGCTGCAAGCCATATTTTTGTTCCGCAATCGTTTGCCTACGATATGGTTTATGGAAAATTGACTGCCTTTATGCAGCAAGCCCTACATAGAGGCGCGCGCGTAAGCGATGGCTTGGGCATGTTGGTTGAGCAAGCTGCTGATGCCTTCTTAATCTGGCGTGGCGCTGACTTGAGTAAAGCAATTGATCCTCGTGCCGTCTTGGCTGAGTTACGCGCTTAA
- the pyrF gene encoding orotidine-5'-phosphate decarboxylase, translating to MNSSSNTFTQQLQSAWASQGSMLCVGFDPDPKRLPLSLQGKPEGIFEFCREIADATADVVCSFKPQFAYFASQRAESQLEKLVTYLKDRYPHIPVILDSKRGDIGSTADHYALEAFERYGADAVTVNPYMGFDTIEPYLKHAGKGVIVLCRTSNPGGSDLQFLNVSPNGEPLYLHIAKLAAEKWNRSGQISLVVGATFPEEIAKVREIVGDMPLLIPGIGAQGGDIDATVKAGSIPNKPGTGMMINSSRAILYASSGNDFAEAARAVAIATRDALRTAASK from the coding sequence ATGAACTCCAGCTCAAATACCTTTACCCAGCAACTCCAATCCGCATGGGCTTCCCAAGGCAGCATGCTGTGTGTGGGCTTTGATCCAGACCCAAAACGCCTACCCCTATCACTACAAGGGAAACCAGAGGGCATTTTTGAATTCTGTCGTGAAATTGCCGATGCGACTGCGGATGTGGTCTGCTCCTTTAAGCCTCAGTTCGCTTATTTCGCATCCCAAAGAGCTGAGTCCCAGCTAGAAAAGCTCGTGACCTACCTCAAGGATCGATACCCCCATATTCCAGTTATCTTGGACTCCAAGCGCGGAGATATTGGCAGCACCGCTGACCACTATGCCCTAGAGGCCTTTGAGCGCTATGGAGCCGATGCCGTTACCGTCAATCCCTATATGGGCTTTGACACCATCGAGCCCTATCTCAAGCATGCTGGCAAAGGCGTGATCGTGCTGTGCCGCACCTCTAACCCTGGAGGTTCAGACCTACAGTTCCTGAACGTTTCTCCAAATGGCGAACCCCTCTACTTGCATATCGCCAAGCTGGCTGCGGAAAAATGGAATCGCTCGGGGCAAATTAGCTTGGTCGTTGGCGCCACCTTCCCCGAAGAAATTGCCAAAGTACGTGAGATCGTTGGCGATATGCCCTTATTAATTCCGGGAATTGGGGCTCAAGGCGGCGATATTGATGCAACTGTGAAAGCTGGCAGCATTCCGAACAAACCAGGCACTGGGATGATGATTAACTCTTCTAGAGCCATCTTGTACGCCAGCTCAGGCAATGATTTTGCTGAAGCTGCCAGAGCGGTTGCGATTGCCACAAGAGATGCTTTGCGCACTGCGGCCAGTAAATAA